One Mya arenaria isolate MELC-2E11 chromosome 7, ASM2691426v1 genomic window carries:
- the LOC128240846 gene encoding mucin-4-like isoform X3, with protein MSRKFFKPFKKEHLSRELEHERMLRVEAERRLRDVTRESESCHARLESLQTDFLKMEGQVREMVQYKTKIDQLKQEKSSLNTTYEANVEKFKGHITELERENMVLLNEVKKLESQMSSKPGGQDRYRLLMERLRMIEGENSSLVLENEEQRGQYEKCLDEIANQVVQALLAQKMLREECIKLQDHVQELEVHNRHLYMAYTNRGSQDGGAYMHGSIDSLHSMFSEQTTDVAGGPQMSSPPPWLRERLPGDRRSLISFSGSVTSTPENELESLADHRYHCRTEIETEFPATPSSPKSKHVSIMERKNETKRSSSTSSLLPTKIGPNRQRTRSTSSLHRARGLSVGHTQNESQDSGITPQASSASPSLSSHSDILQLNKSSTQLPGFARSVSVPSSQQSQQSDISHITQGNQSSVMSTSSSSSSSSSTSRIPVIPCARSKEDLQLRRNSLKAEYSIRLGSQSPAHRNSPSPKPGASQSQTNIPSAKPSSLRPPSQGHRSTGKGQGQDHPRSPSLSSGRSHSAGSRIPSVSGKQTKVIGKDGSNKVKPGLEGSKTFGSVSKYGSEGNKSSTGPVSKLVPPKSPSLRHSGIKTTLKTDTGQIKSVKKTSESAKSKSSQSANVSNASPHSNLKTVYSISTVSSSRVLESRNLDVSEPVLPARGHKPVGNFPIMGLTTLSHTSPKSEESPLKIYANVSQVPVSFSSGSVSRSSDKISESTSNNVITSTTPSLSNSDKSVTVKSGESQNAGTYKNAGYFYDYSDEDSDCHVTRRVSKDLSIASSVSLEELLDKTLENMTTPNSEFSSGYLMFNSTQTLEDSSPVCAAISEKLIRNNDSSRFSGKLPSSEQVITVANVNQEYVVEHRHDAIVNTRLTGKPDIVKDTENSEQRNLQKSMPISEIPGSSMPGYRAKRPKSLILGAKEKKFLYCEYGSSSSPDSSEGENWTCKFSYAKNAKEQVIKTKVAQSVKSGEAKVIESPHYASIQSKDSSGDKQKTVDKTGSSGIAKPSGLKKPSKIPPPVASKPAQRKSSIPKADHEITRPKSVEICVNTALSVTRTEPLFVDGLNIKDIAKAESERSLNRKSKSENTDITSNSTFEEIKVERSGSKDDGYSTMSSDIQPEHLEKYSDAFESSTNSNDARNSNLSLSSQNSYSSEDRLSGHGSLGRVKAMKLKFELDNHKSDTEKSPTKSPPPSPAKSLLKSPKSVSEKVKANISNDSNQGDKIQSKMVPVTSKLPKPKSGIPCPKETGQTNMKTKCAIPVPKSKPNVLKSEKPSHKVEIQIPVKVDLPVKDIVSDQVVQRKSFPITNPNYITSSPVRPSADEPSLNARLSPITPNIPPPHIIQQSQVPTTSFTDQFNQLSCFEKIEFLKDSYDSNSSLSDRGSDLTSLHISEDNILSDIPEEKDGYESSVGIKSENTSFSSIPTLTCVKKPPQPSPGAQHHSSSHHASRATFSTTLKRHWSSCEGLVRAAVNSDYEKQKSAKHNADYEELYGGCLNIETLLERCSSESDLYTRGDKPAVTLLPQLRSPGMIQVDEIAVEERVQAILKFCVLRQISENVASADRDGESFTSFVELLMQRGHVLQTPSPAQELNNMSVSNFSSKGQNSVHNSFGSEERSETELPPLGDDQKRFNSNFYSLCNTGSNRSISEKADSVCADTNSQNQDNKQTDSPLVHTCRKGDKSVCKKCENLRNVNEFDNISKQIECLSRTVNELHKSLSSLNSENDSGSESNEGDVNLANAIGNKDIDGYHWVEDELFLSPYEGEIILGTSPFSKTGASCDWINDYADDEDHVEEMGGSEALLEEDPTFDIPVSMDSGAKTKLNPMHMHNSDISNCFDEDGNFDSASFISQRLQKEEERLKSLDLKSNKAMLFTQDIDISAPIQKLRSSMTSSRSHPLKEDMRTTPEKDIDDTELFAYQERLGLHAGSHESLDDNIGVDSVMCHRLLGGKGAPVPGGRPALDFTQIQFMRYGDAEKQALSAFEFLQDMTSSAHSDQSVGQKVSHDMLFRMEGNMSDVARSNMIQMNQSTTSNEEKISPVRKQRRKIKLRNKKDQSAVKNQGKAKTRQFSSTSNDESNDDYSDGSSSDNYLVQEQSMKSKKMTYL; from the exons AATGGAGGGCCAGGTTCGGGAGATGGTACAGTACAAGACAAAGATAGACCAACTAAAGCAAGAAAAGTCCAGCCTCAACACAACTTATGAG gCAAATGTGGAGAAGTTTAAAGGCCACATAACAGAGCTTGAGCGAGAAAACATGGTTCTACTAAATGAAGTGAAAAAGCTTGAATCCCAG ATGAGCAGTAAGCCAGGAGGCCAAGACCGATACCGTCTGTTGATGGAGCGTCTCCGTATGATCGAGGGAGAGAACTCTTCCCTGGTCCTGGAGAACGAAGAACAGCGTGGGCAGTACGAGAAATGTCTGGATGAGATTGCTAACCAG GTTGTGCAGGCACTGCTGGCTCAGAAGATGTTACGTGAGGAGTGTATCAAGCTTCAGGACCATGTACAAGAGTTGGAGGTCCACAACAGACACCTCTATATGGCCTACACTAACCGTGGTTCTCAG GATGGAGGGGCTTACATGCATGGCAGCATTGACTCTCTGCACAGCATGTTCAGTGAACAG ACAACAGATGTTGCTGGTGGCCCACAGATGTCCTCCCCGCCACCATGGTTACGTGAGCGGTTGCCAGGCGATAGAAGAAGCCTTATTTCATTCTCGGGTAGCGTGACCTCCACACCTGAAAACGAGCTAGAGAGCCTTGCCGACCACCGATACCACTGTAGAACGGAGATAGAGACGGAATTCCCAGCAACACCATCCAGCCCGAAGTCTAAGCATGTCAGCATCATGGAGAGGAAAAATGAAACGAAACGAAGTTCATCCACATCATCTTTATTGCCAACGAAAATCGGACCAAATAGACAACGAACTAGATCTACCTCatctttacaccgagcacgtggCTTGTCTGTAGGTCATACACAGAACGAGTCACAAGATTCAGGCATAACACCTCAGGCATCATCAGCATCACCCAGTCTGTCATCACACTCAGacatacttcaattaaacaaatctaGCACACAATTACCTGGATTTGCAAGAAGTGTATCAGTGCCTTCCAGCCAGCAGTCACAGCAATCAGACATCAGCCATATCACTCAGGGCAACCAGTCATCCGTCATGTCCACATCttcatcgtcatcgtcgtctTCGTCCACTTCTAGAATACCAGTAATTCCATGTGCCAGATCCAAGGAGGATCTTCAATTGAGGCGCAATTCCCTGAAGGCTGAATACAGTATTAGACTGGGGAGTCAGTCCCCCGCACATAGGAATTCTCCCTCTCCAAAACCAGGGGCCTCCCAGTCACAAACTAATATCCCAAGTGCTAAACCGTCCTCATTGCGGCCTCCAAGCCAAGGTCACAGGTCAACAgggaaaggtcaaggtcaggaTCACCCAAGGTCGCCATCCTTGAGCTCAGGAAGGTCACATTCAGCAGGGTCAAGGATTCCTTCAGTTTCTGGGAAACAAACAAAAGTGATAGGTAAAGATGGGTCTAATAAAGTGAAACCAGGCTTGGAAGGTAGCAAAACTTTTGGCAGTGTCTCAAAATATGGGTCAGAGGGTAATAAATCATCCACAGGCCCTGTGAGTAAGCTTGTGCCTCCCAAGTCCCCCTCTTTGAGACATTCAGGCATTAAAACTACATTGAAAACTGACACTGGGCAAATAAAAAGTGTTAAGAAAACATCCGAAAGTGCTAAATCTAAGTCTTCTCAGAGTGCTAATGTTTCGAATGCTTCGCCGCACTCGAACTTAAAAACAGTATATTCGATCAGTACAGTGTCAAGTTCAAGAGTATTGGAAAGTAGGAATTTGGACGTCTCAGAGCCAGTATTACCAGCGCGGGGACATAAACCAGTCGGTAATTTCCCGATAATGGGGCTTACAACACTTAGCCATACCAGTCCTAAGTCGGAGGAAAGTCCTTTGAAGATTTATGCAAATGTTTCTCAAGTGCCAGTTAGCTTTTCTAGTGGATCTGTGAGTAGGAGTAGTGACAAAATCAGTGAATCTACAAGCAATAATGTTATAACTAGTACTACACCAAGTCTTTCAAACTCGGATAAATCAGTAACTGTTAAGTCTGGTGAAAGTCAGAATGCAGGCACCTATAAAAATGCTGGATATTTCTATGATTACAGTGATGAAGATAGTGACTGTCACGTAACAAGGAGAGTGTCAAAGGATTTAAGCATTGCTTCTAGTGTCTCCTTGGAAGAACTGTTGGATAAAACCCTTGAAAACATGACTACTCCGAACAGTGAGTTCAGCTCAGGGTACCTTATGTTTAACTCGACTCAGACTCTTGAAGATTCTTCACCTGTGTGTGCTGCTATTAGTGAAAAACTGATTCGAAACAATGACAGTTCACGGTTCTCGGGTAAACTTCCAAGTAGTGAGCAAGTTATCACTGTAGCTAATGTTAATCAGGAATATGTTGTTGAACACAGACATGATGCTATTGTCAATACCAGGTTGACTGGTAAGCCAGATATCGTGAAAGACACTGAAAATAGTGAACAAAGAAATCTACAGAAGTCAATGCCCATTTCTGAAATACCTGGATCATCTATGCCTGGTTACAGGGCAAAACGACCCAAGTCTCTAATTCTCGGTGCTAAAGAGAAGAAATTTCTGTATTGTGAGTATGGGTCGTCATCAAGCCCTGACTCTTCTGAAGGGGAAAATTGGACTTGTAAATTTTCTTATGCAAAAAATGCAAAGGAGCAGGTTATAAAGACTAAAGTGGCTCAATCTGTGAAAAGTGGTGAAGCTAAAGTGATTGAGTCACCGCATTATGCTAGTATTCAGTCAAAAGATTCTAGTGGAGATAAGCAGAAAACAGTTGATAAAACTGGGAGTTCAGGAATTGCTAAACCCAGTGGGCTGAAGAAGCCATCCAAAATCCCCCCACCAGTTGCCAGTAAGCCAGCTCAAAGAAAATCATCCATACCTAAAGCTGATCATGAAATCACAAGACCGAAGTCAGTAGAGATTTGTGTCAATACCGCTTTATCCGTCACAAGAACAGAACCTTTATTTGTCGATGGTCTGAATATAAAAGACATTGCTAAAGCCGAGTCAGAACGGTCATTAAATAGAAAGTCAAAATCGGAAAATACTGATATAACATCTAATTCAACCTTTGAAGAGATTAAGGTTGAGAGATCTGGGAGTAAAGATGATGGTTATTCAACTATGTCTAGTGACATACAGCCTGAACATTTGGAGAAATACTCTGACGCTTTTGAAAGTTCCACAAACAGTAACGATGCTCGGAACTCTAATTTAAGTCTTAGTTCTCAAAATTCATACTCAAGCGAAGACAGACTGAGTGGTCATGGTTCTTTGGGCAGAGTGAAAGCTATGAAACTAAAGTTTGAGCTGGATAATCATAAATCTGACACAGAAAAATCACCCACTAAATCTCCACCACCTTCACCAGCAAAATCGCTTCTTAAGTCGCCAAAATCTGTCTCTGAAAAAGTCAAAGCCAATATAAGTAACGACAGTAACCAAGGTGATAAAATACAAAGTAAGATGGTTCCAGTCACTAGTAAGCTTCCAAAGCCAAAATCTGGAATACCGTGCCCAAAGGAAACTGGACAAACCAATATGAAAACTAAATGTGCTATACCTGTGCCAAAGTCGAAaccaaatgttttgaaaagtgaaaagccatctcataaagtagaaattCAGATACCAGTAAAAGTTGACTTACCAGTTAAAGATATTGTTTCAGATCAAGTTGTTCAGAGAAAAAGTTTTCCTATAACAAATCCTAACTACATAACAAGCAGCCCAGTTCGTCCATCTGCTGATGAGCCCAGCCTAAACGCCAGGCTTTCCCCAATCACACCGAATATCCCACCACCACATATTATCCAACAATCCCAAGTGCCGACCACATCCTTTACAGACCAGTTTAACCAGTTAAGTTGTTTTGAGAAGATTGAGTTCTTAAAGGACAGCTATGACAGTAACAGTTCTCTATCTGACCGAGGGTCAGACCTAACCTCTCTTCATATCTCTGAAGACAACATACTGTCAGATATACCGGAGGAAAAAGATGGCTATGAAAGTTCTGTTGGGATAAAAAGTGAGAACACATCCTTCTCAAGTATTCCAACTTTAACCTGTGTAAAAAAGCCTCCCCAGCCATCTCCTGGTGCCCAGCATCATTCTAGTTCACACCATGCAAGCAGGGCCACATTCTCAACCACACTCAAACGCCATTGGTCCTCTTGTGAGGGTTTGGTCAGGGCTGCAGTGAACAGCGATTACGAGAAACAAAAATCTGCAAAGCACAATGCAGACTATGAAGAGCTTTATGGCGGATGTCTAAATATAGAAACACTGTTAGAGCGGTGTTCCTCCGAGTCTGACTTATATACGAGGGGTGATAAGCCAGCGGTGACGTTGTTGCCACAGTTACGGTCACCAGGGATGATACAGGTTGACGAGATAGCAGTAGAAGAGCGGGTACAGGCCATTCTCAAGTTCTGCGTTCTTAGACAG ATCAGTGAGAACGTAGCGAGTGCTGACCGTGACGGCGAATCATTTACCAGCTTTGTAGAACTTCTAATGCAACGAGGCCATGTTCTACAGACCCCGTCACCTGCTCAG GAGCTGAACAATATGTCTGTCTCCAACTTCTCCTCAAAGGGACAAAACTCTGTCCACAACTCTTTCGGCTCTGAGGAGAGATCTGAGACAGAACTACCTCCCCTGGGAGATGATCAAAAACGCTTCAACAGCAATTTTTACAGTCTGTGTAACACTGGCTCAAATAGGAGCATATCTGAGAAAGCAGACAGTGTCTGTGCTGATACCAACAGTCAAAACCAGGATAACAAACAGACTGACAGCCCTTTGGTTCATACTTGTCGAAAGGGAGATAAATCTGTTTGTAAGAAGTGTGAAAATTTGAGGAATGTGAATGAATTTGATAACATTTCTAAGCAGATTGAGTGTCTATCACGAACAGTGAATGAACTTCACAAGAGTTTATCTAGTCTGAATAGTGAGAATGATAGTGGATCGGAATCAAATGAAGGGGACGTAAATCTAGCAAACGCAATAGGAAACAAGGACATAGACGGTTATCATTGGGTGGAGGATGAATTATTCTTATCTCCTTACGAAGGTGAAATAATTCTTGGAACTTCGCCATTTTCGAAAACTGGCGCATCATGTGATTGGATAAATGACTATGCAGATGATGAGGATCATGTCGAAGAGATGGGTGGGAGTGAAGCACTGTTAGAAGAAGATCCCACTTTTGATATTCCTGTGTCCATGGACTCCGGTGCTAAAACCAAATTGAACCCTATGCATATGCATAACTCTGATATTTCGAACTGCTTCGATGAAGATGGGAATTTTGACAGCGCTTCGTTTATATCTCAGAGGTTACAAAAAGAGGAGGAGAGATTAAAATCACTAGATCTGAAATCCAATAAGGCAATGCTGTTTACACAAGATATAGATATTTCGGCACCGATACAGAAGCTGAGGTCATCGATGACATCATCAAGGTCACACCCACTGAAAGAGGACATGAGAACAACTCCTGAGAAAGACATAGATGATACTGAGCTCTTCGCATACCAG GAGAGGCTGGGCCTGCACGCTGGGAGCCATGAAAGTCTGGATGACAATATCGGGGTGGACAGCGTCATGTGTCACAGACTGTTGGGGGGCAAAG GTGCCCCTGTGCCAGGCGGAAGACCAGCTCTTGATTTCACTCAGATTCAGTTCATGAGATATGGTGATGCGGAAAAACAGGCTTTGTCTGCATTTGAATTCTTACAGGATATGACATCATCGGCACACTCTGACCAATCAGTTGGGCAGAAAGTGTCACATGACATGCTCTTCAGAATGGAGGGCAATATGTCTGATGTTGCTAGGAGCAACATGATTCAAATGAACCAATCAACAACCTCCAACGAGGAGAAGATATCTCCTGTAAGAAAACAGAGAAGAAAGATTAAACTACGCAATAAAAAGGACCAATCTGCTGTGAAAAATCAGGGTAAAGCAAAAACTAGGCAATTTTCATCAACATCGAATGATGAGTCCAATGATGACTATTCAGACGGAAGTTCTTCGGATAACTATCTGGTTCAAGAACAGTCTATGAAATCCAAGAAAATGACATACCTTTAA